In Micromonospora cremea, the genomic window CGATCGGCGGCGCCGAGGTCGATCTCACCGACGCCGAGCTGGCTCCCGAGACGACGCTGACGAAGGTCTCGCTCATCGGCGGCGTCAAGCTGCGGGTGCCCGCCGACGCCGCCGTCGAGATCGAGGGCTTCCACCTGTTCGGCAAGCGCACGGTCCAACCGGGCACGTCCTCACCGTCGGCCCCCGTCGTCCGCGTCCGCGCCTACGGCATCTTCGGCGGGGTCAAGGTCAGCCGCGCGTGACCAGCTCAGCGGACCTGTAGGCGAAATGCCGTCGTCGCCACATCAGGTACCGAGACCTCCACCGGTTCCGGTCCCTTCGCCGAGATCCCGGAGGGTCCGCAGGACTCGCGCCTGGTTTCGAGCGACAGACGCCATCCACCCCGCGTAGCCGCCGGCGAGCACATCGAGCGTTGACCTATACGTCGATCATCTGCTTATGTTGACGGCATGACTGGTTCCTTCGCGTCGATGCGCGAACCTACCTACTTCATTCTGGCCGCGTTGCAGGACGAACCCTTGCACGGCTACGCGATCGTCAAGCGGGCGCAGGAGTTGTCCGACGGGCGGGTGCGCCTCACGACGGGCACCCTCTACGCCGCTCTGGACCGGCTCACCCGTGAAGAGATGGTGCGGGTGACCGAGGAAGCGGTGGTCAACGGCCGCGCCCGCCGCACCTACGAGCTGACCCAGCGGGGAATGTCTGCGCTGCGCGCGGAAGCAGAGCGGCTGGCTGCGGCGGCGAGCGTCGTTCGAAACCGTTCCGTCCGCTCGGTGGCTGCGGGTCGGGTGATGCCGGCATGACCGTGCTGGAGCGCCGTTACCGGTGGCTACTGCGGGCCTACCCCCGCGCCTACCAGCAGTACCGCGCCGACGAGATGCTCGAAACCCTGCTCGCCACGGCTGGCCAGCGGCGGCGGCCGGACCTTCGAGAAGCGGCGGCGCTCGTGGTCGGAGGACTACGCGCCCGCACCGGTGTTGGCCGTCTCGGCTCACGATCGGCGCTGGGATACTCCGCGCTGCGACTGTCCGCGCTGTCCCTGCTCGTGTACGGCATGACGCTCTGGGCCGGAGGTCCGATCTCGTTCTTGGTGACGACGCTGTCGGAGGGCGCGTACAAACCCGACGATTGGTGGTTCATCGTCATTCCGGCGCTGCTGACGATCGCGCTTTTCGCTGCGGCGTGGGGTAGCTACCGAATGGCAATCGCTGCGGCGATATCGACCGTGGTCGCGCAACATTGGTCGGCAAACTGGTGGGACCAATCGTCCTGGTTCTGGTCGGTTCATAGCCTCCAGTACGCGATTGTTCCCAAGTGTTGGCCAGCGCTGCTGGCTTCGCTGGCCTTGCTGCGACTGCTCCGCGCACCCCGAACGCCCGTGACCAAACCATGGACCTGGCCCGTCCTCGGGGCACTGGCAGTCGTCGTTCTGACGCCGAGCCCGATCAACGGCTGGTCGGACGCACCACTGATGTCCCTGTACGCGTTCGCCGCACTGGCCGTCATCACCGCGCCCATCGATGCACGGATGCCCATCGTCGCCTCGGTGCTTCTCCTGGCGCCAGCCTTGGCGCAAGCCGCCTACCAGCTCCACTTCAAACAAGCAGGGTGGGAACTAGGAACCTCCATCACCACGATCCTCATCCTCACGGCGGTCATGGTGATCACGCTTGCGGCCGGCACGATCGCAGCCCGCCGCCAAGCCCGCATGTAGACACGGAGGCGCCCCCGCCACCACTTCTCGGAGAGAGC contains:
- a CDS encoding PadR family transcriptional regulator, whose product is MTGSFASMREPTYFILAALQDEPLHGYAIVKRAQELSDGRVRLTTGTLYAALDRLTREEMVRVTEEAVVNGRARRTYELTQRGMSALRAEAERLAAAASVVRNRSVRSVAAGRVMPA